In the Caenorhabditis elegans chromosome X genome, one interval contains:
- the pgp-5 gene encoding P-GlycoProtein related (Product from WormBase gene class pgp;~Confirmed by transcript evidence): MNRVVLLFFLVGFAYFTFGFLQFSIMKFVGDNTAYNVRRQYISRLLRKDISYFDGMSTGHLSIVLNDNMERFREVFNEKIALIIALLTDFVIGTILAFYTDWRLACYGTVFSFGIVLSGLLDSWGKMKNNEKQNEHISNAGSIAFQALGCYKTVSSLNGQQQEVERYTEELKNGEKYALNRAFVFSLSRSADYFFTNALNFVILYFGANMIYEGTIEPGVVVRILYYILFGSYCLGEAILHISRLASAIPLTVPIADILLDSDATADEFFSEEIKDTFQGIISFKNVLFSYPTRPDVPVLKEISFNVQGGECIALVGASGSGKSTVIQLLLHYYNIDSGRISIDGNDIYNINIKQLRQAMGVVFQEPVLFNTSIEENIRFGKPDATEQEIIDALKNANAFDFVCNFPDGIKTIVGERGAQLSGGQKQRIAIARTLVRNPRILLLDEATSALDNESEFIVQEALQKASIGRTTIVVAHRLSTIRNANKIIVMEKGEIVEVGDHKQLIAMNGVYNNLVQTQLMSTNYEKMNENEERVTRQSSHSDFPSNEISHQKIDQEDDYVKKLIAEIKEEGAKKSNICEIIKYCRSEYCILFIAVLGSAIQGIYYPLSSQLMIKSYEAYAFDKDEMLSKSHFWALSILFLAFTRPIFIFFQYYFFGKTAEKLSIKLRSMSFKHLMSLPCAFYDDPCHTATRLSNRLNADSSNVTAAVDDRLGSVIMTLVAILLAVIMSFFYSWKMSLQVLMFCPLLYLAGYCNDNFVDQAVEEDSIAFEKSNRAAIEALENVRTVRALNMENRVILLVTSHLQKIRNSYFKRAVIQGTANGFACSCYFFIYAVSFKFGTWLVLREEILPMDTYLVLMTLSMTASYAGSAVAYLPDHRKAIHAAGLIFHLFTYPAIMPYDSSQGKRNIKNGEIELKNVSFEYAQRSDKMILDGVSLKLPAGRTLALVGPSGSGKSTIISLLERFYHAVDGEVKIDEENVVDVNLHHLRESVSLVSQEPVLFNCSIKENFLFGISHNASQLEIDQALKVANAFSFVSQFPQGLDTLVGERGAQLSGGQKQRIAIARAILRNPKVLLLDEATSALDSDSEKVVQNALDTASERLSTVVVAHRLSTVVNADSIAVLKNGKVAEQGTHEELLRKRSIYWRLVQKQGIQVETLIE, from the exons ATGAATCGCGTTGtgcttttatttttccttgttGGCTTTGCATATTTCACTTTTGGATTTCTTCAG ttttccatcaTGAAATTTGTTGGTGACAATACCGCATACAATGTTAGAAGGCAGTACATATCTCGATTGCTGAGAAAAGATATTTCGTATTTTGATGGTATGTCTACAGGGCACTTGTCAATTGTTCTTAATGA TAACATGGAACGATTTCGCGaagttttcaatgaaaaaattgcacttaTAATTGCTCTTCTAACCGATTTTGTGATTGGAACTATTTTGGCATTCTACACAGATTGGCGACTTGCTTGCTACGGAACTGTGTTTTCGTTTGGAATTGTTTTATCCGGTCTGTTGGACTCTTGgggcaaaatgaaaaataacgaGAAACAAAATGAGCATATTTCAAATGCAGGTTCAATTGCGTTTCAAGCTTTAGGTTGTTATAAAACAGTATCCTCTCTAAATGGACAGCAGCAAGAAGTTGAACG GTATACCGAAGAATTAAAGAATGGCGAAAAATATGCATTGAATCGTGCTTTTGTATTTTCTCTTTCGAGAAGTGCAGATTACTTTTTTACCAATGCTCTCAATTTTGTGATTCTTTATTTTGGTGCGAATATGATATACGAAGGAACAATAGAACCTGGGGTAGTCGTCCGA ATCTTGTATTACATTCTCTTTGGTTCTTATTGTCTAGGTGAAGCAATTCTTCATATTTCGCGACTTGCAAGTGCAATACCTTTAACTGTACCAATTGCAGATATTTTGCTCGAT agTGATGCCACGGCTGATGAATTCTTCAGTGAAGAAATCAAAGACACATTTCAAGGaattatttctttcaaaaatgtgctaTTCTCATATCCAACTCGTCCTGATGTACCAGTGCTAAAAGAAATATCATTCAATGTTCAAGGTGGAGAGTGTATTGCTTTGGTTGGTGCTAGTGGAAGTGGGAAAAGCACAGTAATACAGTTACTCTTACATTACTATAATATTGATTCCGGTAGAATTTCAATTGACGGAAACGATATATACAACATTAATATCAAGCAGCTCAGACAAGCAATGGGAGTTGTATTTCAAGAACCCGTGCTTTTTAATACAAGCATCGAAGAAAACATTAGATTCGGAAAACCTGATGCTACTGAACAGGAAATCATTGATGCGTTGAAAAATGCGAATGCTTTTGATTTTGTTTGCAACTTCCCAGATGGAATCAAAACGATTGTTGGTGAGAGAGGAGCTCAACTTTCGGGTGGCCAGAAACAAAGAATCGCAATTGCAAGAACATTGGTAAGAAATCCAAGAATCTTACTACTCGATGAAGCAACTAGTGCCTTGGATAATGAAAGTGAATTCATAGTACAAGAAGCACTTCAAAAA GCTTCAATTGGAAGAACCACAATTGTTGTTGCCCACAGATTGTCCACAATAAgaaatgcaaataaaattatagTCATGGAAAAGGGAGAA ATCGTTGAAGTTGGAGATCACAAACAGTTGATTGCCATGAATGGTGTTTACAACAATCTTGTGCAAACACAACTTATGAGCACAAACTATGAGAAAATGA ATGAAAATGAGGAAAGAGTGACAAGACAATCGTCCCATTCTGATTTTCCGTCAAATGAAATTTCCCATCAGAAGATTGATCAAGAAGATgattatgtgaaaaaattgatagccgaaataaaagaagaaggagctaaaaaatcaaatatttgtgAAATCATTAAATACTGTCGTTCGGAATACTGCATTCTTTTTATAGCAGTGTTAGGAAGTGCTATTCAGGGAATATATTACCCACTTTCTTCACAACTCATGATTAAGTCTTATGAG GCATATGCATTCGATAAAGATGAAATGTTAAGCAAAAGTCATTTTTGGGcactttcaattttgtttttggccTTTACTCGCCCAATTTTCATCTTCTTTCAATATTATTTCTTCGGTAAAACAGCAGAAAAACTATCTATCAAACTTCGAAGCATGtcattcaaacatttaatGTCTCTTCCTTGTGCATTTTACGACGATCCGTGTCATACTGCTACGAGACTATCCAATAGATTAAATGCAGATTCTTCAAATGTCACTGCTGCAGTGGACGATCGCCTTGGTAGTGTTATTATGACTCTAGTAGCTATTCTACTTGCAGTTATCATGTCATTTTTCTACAGTTGGAAAATGTCATTACAA GTTCTCATGTTTTGCCCATTACTTTATCTAGCCGGATATTGCAATGACAATTTTGTTGATCAAGCTGTGGAGGAGGATTCAattgcttttgaaaaaagtaacagG GCTGCGATTGAGGCATTGGAAAACGTCAGAACTGTTCGAGCACTTAACATGGAAAACAGAGTGATTTTACTTGTTACTTctcatttacaaaaaattcgtaaTTCTTATTTCAAACGAGCTGTAATTCAG ggAACTGCGAATGGTTTTGCATGCAGTTGCTACTTCTTTATTTACGCCGTTTCGTTCAAATTCGGAACTTGGCTTGTCTTACGTGAAGAAATTCTACCAATGGACACTTACCTAGTGCTCATGACGTTATCAATGACTGCAAGCTACGCTGGTTCCGCAGTTGCATATCTTCCAGATCATCGAAAAGCAATCCATGCAGCCGGATTAATATTCCATTTATTTACCTATCCTGCAATTATGCCCTACGATTCATCACAAGGAAAgcgaaatattaaaaatggggaaattgaattaaaaaatgtttcatttgaaTATGCTCAGCGCTCAGACAAAATGATTTTGGATGGTGTTAGCTTAAAACTTCCAGCAGGCAGAACATTGGCTCTTGTGGGACCCAGTGGTAGTGGTAAATCTACTATAATATCTTTATTGGAAAGATTTTATCATGCTGTAGATGGAGAAGTC aaaattgatgAGGAAAATGTGGTTGACGTCAATTTGCACCATCTTCGCGAAAGTGTATCTTTAGTTTCACAAGAACCCGTATTATTCAACTGCTCAATTAAAGAAAACTTCTTGTTTGGAATTTCTCACAATGCATCTCAATTAGAAATTGATCAGGCATTAAAAGTTGCAAACGCTTTTAGTTTTGTAAGCCAGTTCCCACAG GGTCTGGACACACTTGTTGGTGAACGTGGAGCTCAGTTATCCGGTGGTCAAAAACAAAGGATTGCGATTGCTCGAGCAATCCTGAGAAATCCAAAAGTTCTTCTATTGGATGAAGCGACGAGTGCTCTGGACAGTGACAGTGAAAAAGTAGTTCAAAATGCTCTTGACACTGCAAGTGAGAGACTATCCACTGTTGTTGTTGCACATCGGCTATCAACAGTAGTCAATGCAGATTCCATTGCTGTtctgaaaaacggaaaagttGCAGAACAAGGAACACATGAAGAACTATTAAGGAAAAGAAGTATATACTGGAGACTTGTACAGAAACAAGGAATTCAAGTGGAAACTCTAATAGAATAA
- the pgp-8 gene encoding P-GlycoProtein related (Product from WormBase gene class pgp;~Confirmed by transcript evidence) produces MENSENDVLIPVENEKKTTNWTKFVKVVWQCTSKWEKFLFVIGVVSAICTGLTQPFMSYTFGEVSQAFVRITAAVNNASLDPSDLEKAYEMFHADMNNVVIHFGLVGCAFMFFGFIQFSLFKYIGDNTTYRLRHKFILRLLKKDAKYFDTISTGYLSTVLNDNLERFREAFNEKIAFIICFSTDFAIGTALAFYTSWTLASYGSVFAFGIVISGLLNSTSMMKSNEKQSMHYSNAGAIAFQALCSFKTVISLNGQTQELEKYSAELKEGEKFGSRRAFFLATSRGLSHFFCNALNGTILYVGADLIYNKTMNTVAIVTLFHYMLFSAFSLGEAFLHISYLLNAINSATPIFDVLTSDDDMIENNQDNEQTDSNKTIQGMLSFNNVKFAYPSRPDVDILRGISFDVKQGECIALVGASGSGKSTIVQLLLHFYNIQSGTIKIGDSHLHDINLKQLRNAIGVVSQEPVLFNTTIEENIRFGNPNATSSEIYEALRKANAYDFVCNIKDGLKTIVGERGAQLSGGQKQRIAIARVLVKNPAILLLDEATSALDSASERAVQLALKKASEGRTTIIIAHRLSTIRHCDKIMVMSNGKIAEVGSHEELISMDREYSNLVRAQFFDSQSVEEDINGQGAEEVIQKTPPNLNDGEPLEELLKETSSDIEIKSNIWEVLRECRPDAFLLSMAVIGSAIQGCNFPILSQIIVQTYKAYAMDGENILTYGHFWAAMFLVLGVIRPITLYCQFFFFGKVSEKLSTRLRIKSFQHLLSLPCAFYDDPKHSPTRLVNRLNTDPSNIKAAVDARLGSLLMSMVSFSLAILIACYYSWKLTLQVVLFFPVLYYAKFLYKKTTTISIKEDSVAFENSNKIAIEVLDNMKTVKALNMEARVINLVMEYLAVLKTSYPRRSVVMGLANGFSAGCSQIVYAISFKFGTYLILQKEVIPMDMYLSLITLSYTSNMAGSAISYMPDFRKAIHSAGLIFNLFTYPATMPFNSDTGSRSITKGEVNGENVKFHYHQRPDYTVLDSVNLKVEAGKTLAIVGPSGSGKSTIISLLEMFYRADQGFIKIDNDNVENINLDHLRSNLGLVSQGPVLFNCSIRDNILYGLTRNISQTEIENALQIANAFNFVFQLPQGLDTIVGDRGAQLSGGQKQRIAITRAILRNPKLLLLDEATSALDTESEKIVQNALDTASERLSTIVVAHRLSTIINADSIAVLRNGKVVEQGTHNQLLAVKGDYWRLVQHQKSS; encoded by the exons atggagaattcagaaaacGATGTGCTGATTCCagttgaaaatgagaagaaaacaACGAACTGGACGAAATTCGTGAAAGTCGTG TGGCAATGTACAAGTAAATGGGAAAAGTTTCTGTTCGTAATTGGAGTGGTTTCTGCAATTTGCACAGGATTAACACAACCATTCATGAGTTACACTTTCGGAGAAGTCTCACAAGCTTTTGTTCGGATTACAGCGGCCGTTAACAACGCCTCCCTTG ACCCTAGTGATCTAGAAAAAGCATATGAAATGTTCCATGCTGATATGAACAATGTAGTGATTCATTTTGGGCTCGTTGGGTGCGCTTTCATGTTTTTCGGATTTATTCAA TTCTCCCTGTTTAAGTATATTGGGGACAACACTACATATCGGCTGAGACACAAATTTATATTACGCTTGCTCAAGAAAGATGCAAAATACTTTGATACAATTTCCACCGGATATCTATCAACAGTTTTGAACGA TAATCTTGAACGATTTCGAGAGGCGTTCAACGAAAAAATAGCGTTTATTATCTGCTTTTCTACTGATTTTGCAATTGGAACTGCACTTGCATTTTATACAAGCTGGACACTTGCTTCTTATGGAAGTGTTTTTGCTTTCGGAATTGTTATATCGGGACTTCTCAATTCGACTAGTATGATGAAATCTAATGAAAAACAAAGCATGCATTATTCGAACGCAGGAGCAATCGCTTTTCAAGCTCTATGCTCTTTCAAAACAGTAATTTCGCTAAATGGACAAACCCAGGAACTTGAGAA ATATTCTGCTGAACTGAAGGAAGGAGAAAAGTTTGGTTCCCGACGAGCTTTTTTTCTTGCTACTTCTCGAGGACTCTCACACTTTTTCTGTAATGCACTGAATGGAACGATTTTATATGTTGGGGCAGATTTGATTTACAACAAAACAATGAACACAGTTGCAATTGTTACG TTGTTCCACTACATGCTATTCAGTGCATTCAGTCTCGGAGAAGCATTTCTTCACATTTCCTACTTATTAAATGCAATTAATTCTGCTACTCCCATATTTGATGTTTTGACATCAGATGATGATATGATTGAAAATAACCAGGACAATGAACAAACCGATAGCAATAAGACAATTCAAGGAATGCTGTCATTCAATAACGTGAAATTTGCTTATCCATCCCGGCCTGATGTAGACATTTTGAGAGGAATCTCATTTGATGTGAAACAAGGAGAATGTATTGCACTTGTTGGCGCAAGTGGTAGTGGTAAAAGTACAATTGTTCAACTACTTCTTCATTTCTACAATATTCAATCTGGAACAATCAAGATTGGTGACTCTCATCTACATGATATCAACTTGAAACAGCTCAGAAACGCAATTGGAGTTGTATCTCAAGAACCTGTGCTTTTCAACACAACGATAGAGGAAAACATACGTTTTGGAAACCCCAACGCAACGTCGTCAGAAATATACGAAGCGCTAAGAAAAGCTAATGCTTACGATTTTGTTTGTAATATAAAAGATGgtttaaaaacaattgttgGAGAAAGAGGGGCACAGCTCTCAGGTGGACAAAAACAACGGATTGCCATCGCAAGGGTTCTTGTCAAAAATCCAGCTATTTTACTTCTCGATGAAGCAACTAGTGCTCTTGATAGTGCGAGCGAAAGAGCTGTACAACTTGCTCTCAAAAAA GCATCAGAAGGGCGGACAACAATCATCATTGCTCACAGGCTTAGCACTATTCGTCATTGCGATAAGATTATGGTTATGAGCAATGGAAAG ATAGCAGAAGTTGGATCACATGAGGAACTGATTAGTATGGATAGAGAATACAGTAATTTAGTTCgagcacaattttttgattctcaaAGTGTTGAGGAGGACATAAATGGTCAGGGAGCAGAAgaagttattcaaaaaacaccCCCCAACTTGAATGATGGCGAACCTCTCGAAGAGTTACTGAAAGAAACTTCTTCGGATATTGAGATAAAATCTAATATTTGGGAAGTACTTCGAGAGTGTCGACCAGATGCGTTTTTGCTCTCAATGGCTGTCATTGGAAGTGCGATTCAAGGTTGtaactttccaattttatcTCAAATTATTGTTCAGACTTATAAG GCATATGCAATGGATGGAGAAAATATCCTCACTTATGGACACTTTTGGGCTGCGATGTTCTTGGTGCTTGGTGTCATCCGCCCAATCACTCtttattgtcaatttttcttttttggaaaagtatCAGAGAAGCTTTCCACACGCTTGCGAATCAAATCGTTTCAACATTTGTTATCTCTTCCTTGTGCATTTTATGATGATCCAAAGCACTCTCCAACTAGACTAGTCAATCGTTTGAATACTGATCCATCAAACATTAAAGCAGCTGTAGATGCTAGACTAGGAAGTTTGTTGATGAGTATGGTTTCGTTCTCACTTGCCATATTGATTGCTTGTTATTATTCTTGGAAACTGACATTACAG gttgttttgttttttccagTTCTTTACTATGCGAAATTCTTGTATAAGAAAACTACCACTATTTCCATTAAAGAAGACTCGGTGGCGTTTGAAAACAGCAATAAA ATTGCTATAGAAGTACTGGATAACATGAAAACAGTGAAAGCGTTGAATATGGAAGCAAGGGTGATAAACTTGGTTATGGAATATCTtgcagttttgaaaacaagttATCCCAGAAGATCTGTGGTTATG GGTCTTGCAAACGGATTTTCTGCTGGATGTTCTCAAATTGTGTACgccatttctttcaaattcgGCACTTACcttattttacaaaaagaaGTCATTCCAATGGATATGTACTTGTCTCTGATAACACTATCATATACATCGAATATGGCAGGATCAGCGATATCATATATGCCAGATTTTAGGAAAGCTATTCATTCAGCAggattgattttcaatttgttcacATATCCAGCTACAATGCCTTTCAATTCTGATACTGGTTCAAGAAGCATTACCAAAGGAGAAGTCAATggagaaaatgtgaaatttcatTATCATCAACGTCCGGATTATACAGTATTAGACAGTGttaatttgaaagttgaagCTGGTAAAACACTGGCAATTGTTGGACCTAGTGGATCAGGAAAATCTACAATAATTTCTCTCCTCGAAATGTTTTATCGTGCCGATCAAGGATttatt aaaattgacaaCGACAATgtggaaaatatcaatttgGATCACTTACGATCAAATCTGGGACTGGTATCACAAGGACCAGTATTATTCAATTGTTCAATTAGAGACAACATTTTGTACGGGCTCACAAGAAACATATCGCAAACAGAAATAGAAAACGCGTTGCAAATCGCAAATGCttttaattttgtgtttcAGTTGCCGCAG GGGTTAGATACTATTGTTGGGGACCGAGGCGCTCAGCTGTCTGGTGGTCAAAAGCAAAGAATTGCCATAACCAGAGCAATTCTTCGGAACCCAAAACTGCTGCTTCTAGATGAAGCGACAAGTGCTCTGGATACCGAAAGTGAGAAAATAGTACAAAATGCACTGGACACAGCAAGCGAGCGCTTATCTACCATAGTTGTGGCTCATCGGTTATCTACTATTATCAATGCAGACTCTATTGCTGTTTTGAGAAATGGAAAAGTTGTAGAACAAG GAACTCATAATCAATTGTTGGCCGTGAAAGGAGACTATTGGCGCCTTGTGCAGCATCAGAAGAGCTCATAG
- the pgp-5 gene encoding P-GlycoProtein related (Product from WormBase gene class pgp;~Confirmed by transcript evidence), producing the protein MDSFPLLPFSSNTNWSNVCKFIKVIIKCTTRYEKLLFFLGVVFSILTGMCQPFESYTLGETSQVLVKVTNAINNKTIDPVDLAHAYKLFESDMNRVVLLFFLVGFAYFTFGFLQFSIMKFVGDNTAYNVRRQYISRLLRKDISYFDGMSTGHLSIVLNDNMERFREVFNEKIALIIALLTDFVIGTILAFYTDWRLACYGTVFSFGIVLSGLLDSWGKMKNNEKQNEHISNAGSIAFQALGCYKTVSSLNGQQQEVERYTEELKNGEKYALNRAFVFSLSRSADYFFTNALNFVILYFGANMIYEGTIEPGVVVRILYYILFGSYCLGEAILHISRLASAIPLTVPIADILLDSDATADEFFSEEIKDTFQGIISFKNVLFSYPTRPDVPVLKEISFNVQGGECIALVGASGSGKSTVIQLLLHYYNIDSGRISIDGNDIYNINIKQLRQAMGVVFQEPVLFNTSIEENIRFGKPDATEQEIIDALKNANAFDFVCNFPDGIKTIVGERGAQLSGGQKQRIAIARTLVRNPRILLLDEATSALDNESEFIVQEALQKASIGRTTIVVAHRLSTIRNANKIIVMEKGEIVEVGDHKQLIAMNGVYNNLVQTQLMSTNYEKMNENEERVTRQSSHSDFPSNEISHQKIDQEDDYVKKLIAEIKEEGAKKSNICEIIKYCRSEYCILFIAVLGSAIQGIYYPLSSQLMIKSYEAYAFDKDEMLSKSHFWALSILFLAFTRPIFIFFQYYFFGKTAEKLSIKLRSMSFKHLMSLPCAFYDDPCHTATRLSNRLNADSSNVTAAVDDRLGSVIMTLVAILLAVIMSFFYSWKMSLQVLMFCPLLYLAGYCNDNFVDQAVEEDSIAFEKSNRAAIEALENVRTVRALNMENRVILLVTSHLQKIRNSYFKRAVIQGTANGFACSCYFFIYAVSFKFGTWLVLREEILPMDTYLVLMTLSMTASYAGSAVAYLPDHRKAIHAAGLIFHLFTYPAIMPYDSSQGKRNIKNGEIELKNVSFEYAQRSDKMILDGVSLKLPAGRTLALVGPSGSGKSTIISLLERFYHAVDGEVKIDEENVVDVNLHHLRESVSLVSQEPVLFNCSIKENFLFGISHNASQLEIDQALKVANAFSFVSQFPQGLDTLVGERGAQLSGGQKQRIAIARAILRNPKVLLLDEATSALDSDSEKVVQNALDTASERLSTVVVAHRLSTVVNADSIAVLKNGKVAEQGTHEELLRKRSIYWRLVQKQGIQVETLIE; encoded by the exons ATGGacag ttttcccTTGTTGCCATTTTCAAGCAATACAAATTGGTCAAATGTATGCAAATTTATCAAAGTCATA ATAAAATGTACAACAAGGTATGAAAAACTTCTGTTTTTTCTAGGCGTagtattttcaatattaactGGTATGTGTCAACCGTTTGAAAGCTATACACTTGGAGAAACTTCTCAAGTACTGGTTAAAGTTACAAATGCTATTAACAATAAGACTATAG ACCCTGTCGATCTTGCGCATGcttacaaactttttgaaagtgatATGAATCGCGTTGtgcttttatttttccttgttGGCTTTGCATATTTCACTTTTGGATTTCTTCAG ttttccatcaTGAAATTTGTTGGTGACAATACCGCATACAATGTTAGAAGGCAGTACATATCTCGATTGCTGAGAAAAGATATTTCGTATTTTGATGGTATGTCTACAGGGCACTTGTCAATTGTTCTTAATGA TAACATGGAACGATTTCGCGaagttttcaatgaaaaaattgcacttaTAATTGCTCTTCTAACCGATTTTGTGATTGGAACTATTTTGGCATTCTACACAGATTGGCGACTTGCTTGCTACGGAACTGTGTTTTCGTTTGGAATTGTTTTATCCGGTCTGTTGGACTCTTGgggcaaaatgaaaaataacgaGAAACAAAATGAGCATATTTCAAATGCAGGTTCAATTGCGTTTCAAGCTTTAGGTTGTTATAAAACAGTATCCTCTCTAAATGGACAGCAGCAAGAAGTTGAACG GTATACCGAAGAATTAAAGAATGGCGAAAAATATGCATTGAATCGTGCTTTTGTATTTTCTCTTTCGAGAAGTGCAGATTACTTTTTTACCAATGCTCTCAATTTTGTGATTCTTTATTTTGGTGCGAATATGATATACGAAGGAACAATAGAACCTGGGGTAGTCGTCCGA ATCTTGTATTACATTCTCTTTGGTTCTTATTGTCTAGGTGAAGCAATTCTTCATATTTCGCGACTTGCAAGTGCAATACCTTTAACTGTACCAATTGCAGATATTTTGCTCGAT agTGATGCCACGGCTGATGAATTCTTCAGTGAAGAAATCAAAGACACATTTCAAGGaattatttctttcaaaaatgtgctaTTCTCATATCCAACTCGTCCTGATGTACCAGTGCTAAAAGAAATATCATTCAATGTTCAAGGTGGAGAGTGTATTGCTTTGGTTGGTGCTAGTGGAAGTGGGAAAAGCACAGTAATACAGTTACTCTTACATTACTATAATATTGATTCCGGTAGAATTTCAATTGACGGAAACGATATATACAACATTAATATCAAGCAGCTCAGACAAGCAATGGGAGTTGTATTTCAAGAACCCGTGCTTTTTAATACAAGCATCGAAGAAAACATTAGATTCGGAAAACCTGATGCTACTGAACAGGAAATCATTGATGCGTTGAAAAATGCGAATGCTTTTGATTTTGTTTGCAACTTCCCAGATGGAATCAAAACGATTGTTGGTGAGAGAGGAGCTCAACTTTCGGGTGGCCAGAAACAAAGAATCGCAATTGCAAGAACATTGGTAAGAAATCCAAGAATCTTACTACTCGATGAAGCAACTAGTGCCTTGGATAATGAAAGTGAATTCATAGTACAAGAAGCACTTCAAAAA GCTTCAATTGGAAGAACCACAATTGTTGTTGCCCACAGATTGTCCACAATAAgaaatgcaaataaaattatagTCATGGAAAAGGGAGAA ATCGTTGAAGTTGGAGATCACAAACAGTTGATTGCCATGAATGGTGTTTACAACAATCTTGTGCAAACACAACTTATGAGCACAAACTATGAGAAAATGA ATGAAAATGAGGAAAGAGTGACAAGACAATCGTCCCATTCTGATTTTCCGTCAAATGAAATTTCCCATCAGAAGATTGATCAAGAAGATgattatgtgaaaaaattgatagccgaaataaaagaagaaggagctaaaaaatcaaatatttgtgAAATCATTAAATACTGTCGTTCGGAATACTGCATTCTTTTTATAGCAGTGTTAGGAAGTGCTATTCAGGGAATATATTACCCACTTTCTTCACAACTCATGATTAAGTCTTATGAG GCATATGCATTCGATAAAGATGAAATGTTAAGCAAAAGTCATTTTTGGGcactttcaattttgtttttggccTTTACTCGCCCAATTTTCATCTTCTTTCAATATTATTTCTTCGGTAAAACAGCAGAAAAACTATCTATCAAACTTCGAAGCATGtcattcaaacatttaatGTCTCTTCCTTGTGCATTTTACGACGATCCGTGTCATACTGCTACGAGACTATCCAATAGATTAAATGCAGATTCTTCAAATGTCACTGCTGCAGTGGACGATCGCCTTGGTAGTGTTATTATGACTCTAGTAGCTATTCTACTTGCAGTTATCATGTCATTTTTCTACAGTTGGAAAATGTCATTACAA GTTCTCATGTTTTGCCCATTACTTTATCTAGCCGGATATTGCAATGACAATTTTGTTGATCAAGCTGTGGAGGAGGATTCAattgcttttgaaaaaagtaacagG GCTGCGATTGAGGCATTGGAAAACGTCAGAACTGTTCGAGCACTTAACATGGAAAACAGAGTGATTTTACTTGTTACTTctcatttacaaaaaattcgtaaTTCTTATTTCAAACGAGCTGTAATTCAG ggAACTGCGAATGGTTTTGCATGCAGTTGCTACTTCTTTATTTACGCCGTTTCGTTCAAATTCGGAACTTGGCTTGTCTTACGTGAAGAAATTCTACCAATGGACACTTACCTAGTGCTCATGACGTTATCAATGACTGCAAGCTACGCTGGTTCCGCAGTTGCATATCTTCCAGATCATCGAAAAGCAATCCATGCAGCCGGATTAATATTCCATTTATTTACCTATCCTGCAATTATGCCCTACGATTCATCACAAGGAAAgcgaaatattaaaaatggggaaattgaattaaaaaatgtttcatttgaaTATGCTCAGCGCTCAGACAAAATGATTTTGGATGGTGTTAGCTTAAAACTTCCAGCAGGCAGAACATTGGCTCTTGTGGGACCCAGTGGTAGTGGTAAATCTACTATAATATCTTTATTGGAAAGATTTTATCATGCTGTAGATGGAGAAGTC aaaattgatgAGGAAAATGTGGTTGACGTCAATTTGCACCATCTTCGCGAAAGTGTATCTTTAGTTTCACAAGAACCCGTATTATTCAACTGCTCAATTAAAGAAAACTTCTTGTTTGGAATTTCTCACAATGCATCTCAATTAGAAATTGATCAGGCATTAAAAGTTGCAAACGCTTTTAGTTTTGTAAGCCAGTTCCCACAG GGTCTGGACACACTTGTTGGTGAACGTGGAGCTCAGTTATCCGGTGGTCAAAAACAAAGGATTGCGATTGCTCGAGCAATCCTGAGAAATCCAAAAGTTCTTCTATTGGATGAAGCGACGAGTGCTCTGGACAGTGACAGTGAAAAAGTAGTTCAAAATGCTCTTGACACTGCAAGTGAGAGACTATCCACTGTTGTTGTTGCACATCGGCTATCAACAGTAGTCAATGCAGATTCCATTGCTGTtctgaaaaacggaaaagttGCAGAACAAGGAACACATGAAGAACTATTAAGGAAAAGAAGTATATACTGGAGACTTGTACAGAAACAAGGAATTCAAGTGGAAACTCTAATAGAATAA